One Novosphingobium sp. EMRT-2 DNA segment encodes these proteins:
- a CDS encoding VOC family protein: MTRMIFVNLPVADLGRARRFYEAVGFTNEPRFTDETAAAMVWSDAIYVMLLTHEKWASFTDRPIPAAGSSEVALALALDGRDAVDAFVEKAGANGGLVDVNPVQDHGFMYGRDVTDPDGHVWGPFWMDPMVASGEAPPI, from the coding sequence GTGACGCGCATGATATTCGTCAACCTGCCCGTGGCCGACCTCGGTCGCGCCCGCCGCTTCTACGAGGCGGTCGGTTTCACCAACGAACCCCGCTTCACCGACGAGACCGCCGCCGCGATGGTATGGAGCGATGCGATTTACGTGATGCTGCTGACGCACGAGAAGTGGGCATCGTTCACCGATCGCCCGATCCCCGCGGCCGGATCGAGCGAGGTGGCGCTCGCGCTGGCGCTCGACGGGCGCGATGCGGTGGATGCCTTTGTCGAAAAGGCCGGCGCGAACGGTGGTCTCGTCGATGTAAACCCGGTGCAGGACCATGGCTTCATGTACGGCCGCGACGTGACCGATCCCGACGGACACGTCTGGGGGCCGTTCTGGATGGACCCGATGGTGGCCAGCGGAGAAGCGCCGCCAATCTGA
- a CDS encoding TetR/AcrR family transcriptional regulator: MVPNRPFRPTPTNAKEKLLEAAVLLVRGNGFAATSVDQLCAQAGVTKGAFFHHFASKEALGVAAADYWSECTGAFFAEAPFHHHPDPVDRVLGYIDLRLALIGGPVESFSCVAGTMVQEAFRSSVAIRIACEASIMGNARALEADIAEAMVQRGVTGTTAESLSRHVQVVIQGAFVVAKTQEESAAPDMARDALRHLRRYFEFLFRVPQERSADQ; encoded by the coding sequence ATGGTTCCGAATCGACCCTTCCGGCCCACGCCTACCAACGCGAAGGAGAAGCTGCTGGAAGCGGCGGTGCTGCTGGTGCGCGGGAACGGCTTCGCGGCCACGTCGGTGGACCAGCTTTGCGCGCAGGCGGGGGTGACCAAGGGGGCGTTCTTCCATCACTTCGCCTCGAAAGAGGCGCTGGGCGTGGCGGCGGCGGATTACTGGAGCGAGTGCACCGGCGCGTTCTTCGCCGAAGCGCCGTTCCACCATCATCCCGATCCGGTGGACCGAGTTCTGGGCTATATCGACCTGCGGCTGGCGCTGATCGGCGGGCCGGTGGAATCGTTCAGCTGCGTGGCGGGAACGATGGTGCAGGAAGCGTTCCGCTCCAGCGTGGCGATCCGCATCGCCTGCGAGGCCAGCATCATGGGCAACGCCAGGGCGCTGGAGGCGGACATCGCCGAGGCCATGGTCCAGCGCGGCGTGACGGGAACGACCGCCGAAAGCCTGTCGCGCCATGTGCAGGTAGTCATCCAGGGTGCGTTCGTCGTGGCCAAGACGCAGGAGGAAAGCGCCGCACCGGACATGGCGCGCGATGCGTTGCGGCACTTGCGGCGCTATTTCGAGTTCCTGTTCCGGGTCCCGCAAGAGAGGAGCGCAGACCAGTGA